Genomic window (Deltaproteobacteria bacterium):
ACAGACGACTTAGAGCAGTGTGAGACCATGATGGTGAATGCGGGGCTTGTTGTACCCACCGGGATATAAGTTATTTAAAGCTCCAAGACTCGTCGAGGTCCTGAAAATCCTCTGTAAACGAGAGTCCAGCCTTCCAGTTCTCGGTAAATTGGTCGATCTCTTTAAGACTCAATGTAGAATCACCATCTTTCTTCTCAAGGAGCTTGAGCACGCTTTGATTGGTTGATTCGAGTCTGGATGAAACCAGTTTGAGAATACGCTCCAGAAGTCTTTCCCTTAAGTGAAGACCAGGAGGGGCTTTTCTAAGAGCTCGGGTATCGAGCTTCCAACCCGTCACAAAGCTTGTCGTGACCACGGTCGCAATAGCGGCGCGGCCCAGGAGGCAGCTCATTTCCCCAATCACGGTGGTTGCTTCGAGGCTGAGAATCGTCTCTTGAGCTGTACCGTTAGCCGTTTTTTGGACGTCCATGGTACCCTTGGAGATGAAGTAAAGCTCCCGATTGGTCATTTTTTCTTGAGTGAGAGCAGTACCGGGTGCGAGTGTAATCGGCACGAGCTGCTCGCTTAACCAGGCGATAGATTCAGTTCCCAGCCCAGCAATTAGCTGAAAAGGTTGAAGTAATTCGGGACTTGGTGCGTTGGTTTCTTCCATAGTGACCCATCATAATCGTTTGAGCACCATGAGCCAATCGGAGTAGGCGCTCCCAGCAGTTTTGCTTGCCTAATCGGGCACATTGGCGTAATTCGACGGACCCATTGAATGGATGCTGAGAGGCGGTAAGCGCCTTTTTGAGGAGTGACGATATGAGCGAAAAACTTAGAATTTCACAGGTACTGGGCGGCGCGGCCAAGGTCGGCGACACCATCAGCGTTCAAGGCTGGGTACGGACACGACGTGACTCCAAAGCAGGTCTGTCCTTCGTGCAGATCCATGATGGGTCTTGTTTCGATACTTTCCAGCTTGTTTGTCAGAGTACGCTTGAGAATTACGAGTCGGAGATTAAAAAGGTTACCACTGGATGCTCTTTGCGGTGCACGGGTGAAGTTGTGCAGAGTGCTGGCAAGGGCCAATCACTTGAGTTGCAGGCCACCGAATTGGAAGTGATCGGTTGGGTAGAGGATCCTGAAACATACCCGGTCGCGCCGAAGCGCCACACCCGAGAATATTTACGAGATATTGCTCACCTGCGCCCACGCACAAACTTGATTGGTGCATTGACCCGAGTACGGCACTGCCTCGCGCAGGCCACACATCGGTTCTTTCACGAAAATGGTTTTTATTGGATTCATACGCCGATTATTACCGCCAACGATTGTGAAGGTGCGGGAGAGATGTTTCGCGTATCCACATTGGATATGGCCAATCTACCTAAGAACGATAAAGGTGGCGTGGATTTCTCTAAAGACTTTTTCGGTAAAGAGGCGCACCTCACAGTATCAGGCCAACTGAATGTTGAGAGCTACTGCTTGGCGA
Coding sequences:
- a CDS encoding cyclic nucleotide-binding domain-containing protein, with translation MEETNAPSPELLQPFQLIAGLGTESIAWLSEQLVPITLAPGTALTQEKMTNRELYFISKGTMDVQKTANGTAQETILSLEATTVIGEMSCLLGRAAIATVVTTSFVTGWKLDTRALRKAPPGLHLRERLLERILKLVSSRLESTNQSVLKLLEKKDGDSTLSLKEIDQFTENWKAGLSFTEDFQDLDESWSFK